One genomic segment of Fusobacterium sp. DD2 includes these proteins:
- the miaA gene encoding tRNA (adenosine(37)-N6)-dimethylallyltransferase MiaA, translating into MKGLVIAGPTGVGKTDLSIKMAKIMDADIISSDSAQIYKGMDIGTAKIKPQEMEGIKHYMIDILEPVRKYSVGEFQKDVDSILAEEEKTGKNVILTGGTGLYINSVTDGLSDLPQGDLELRKRYGELDKDALYKRLCEVDPQAGIDIHPNNRKRVERALEVYDITGEKFSILSKRNIKNNNYDFLKIALERDREHLYERINLRVDIMIKEGLEQEVRVLYDKYGDVLRKINIIGYSEFIDYFNDLISYDEAIESIKRNSRRYAKRQFTWFKNDHSYIWYDLDKMCEEEIIRDIREKLGV; encoded by the coding sequence ATGAAAGGACTAGTGATAGCTGGACCAACAGGAGTAGGAAAGACAGATCTTTCTATTAAAATGGCTAAAATAATGGATGCAGATATCATTTCATCTGACTCTGCACAGATATATAAAGGTATGGATATTGGAACTGCTAAGATAAAACCTCAGGAGATGGAGGGAATAAAACACTATATGATAGATATACTTGAACCTGTGAGAAAATATAGTGTAGGGGAATTTCAAAAAGATGTAGACAGTATTCTAGCAGAAGAAGAGAAAACAGGTAAAAATGTTATTCTCACAGGAGGAACTGGACTTTATATAAATTCAGTAACTGATGGGCTGTCAGATCTTCCACAGGGTGATTTAGAGCTTAGAAAGAGATATGGTGAACTTGATAAGGATGCACTTTACAAAAGACTTTGTGAGGTAGATCCACAGGCTGGTATAGATATCCATCCTAATAACAGAAAGAGAGTTGAAAGAGCTCTTGAAGTATATGATATAACAGGAGAGAAGTTTTCTATTTTATCAAAAAGAAATATAAAAAACAATAACTATGATTTTCTAAAAATTGCACTTGAAAGAGATAGAGAGCATCTTTATGAGAGAATAAATCTGAGAGTTGATATTATGATAAAAGAGGGGCTTGAACAGGAAGTAAGAGTTCTTTATGACAAGTACGGAGATGTATTGAGAAAGATAAATATAATAGGTTATTCAGAATTTATTGATTATTTTAATGATTTAATCTCTTATGATGAAGCTATTGAGAGTATAAAAAGAAATTCACGTCGTTATGCTAAAAGACAATTTACATGGTTTAAAAATGACCATTCATACATCTGGTACGATTTAGATAAAATGTGTGAAGAGGAGATTATACGGGATATTCGGGAGAAATTAGGAGTGTGA
- the obgE gene encoding GTPase ObgE — MFIDEVVITVKAGNGGDGSAAFRREKYIQFGGPDGGDGGNGGNVIFYADPNINTLIDFKFKKLFKAQNGENGQKKQMYGKTGEDLIIKVPVGTQVRDVETGKLLLDMNVPNESRLLLKGGKGGYGNVHFKSSVRKTPKIAGKGREGAEIKVKLELKLLADVALVGYPSVGKSSFINKVSAANSKVGNYHFTTLEPKLGVVRLEQGKSFVIADIPGLIEGAHKGVGLGYKFLRHIERCKMICHLVDVSEIEGRDAIEDYENINSELKKFSEKLAKKKQIVLANKMDLLWDMEKYEKFKKYVEAQGNEVFPVSVILNEGIKEVLYKVWDTLQSIEREPLEEETDVDEVLEELKGNPEDFIINQDEEGVYVVEGRVVDEVLAKYVVTIDDESLVTFLHMMRSLGLEEALRNAGVEDGDTVRIAEVEFEYVE; from the coding sequence ATGTTTATAGATGAAGTTGTAATAACTGTTAAAGCTGGTAATGGTGGCGATGGTTCTGCAGCCTTTAGAAGAGAAAAATATATACAATTTGGGGGACCAGATGGAGGAGATGGAGGAAACGGAGGAAATGTAATTTTCTACGCAGATCCTAACATCAATACATTAATTGACTTTAAATTTAAGAAACTTTTTAAGGCTCAGAATGGAGAAAATGGACAAAAGAAACAGATGTATGGTAAAACTGGAGAAGATCTTATTATAAAGGTACCAGTTGGAACACAGGTAAGAGATGTGGAAACAGGTAAACTTTTACTTGATATGAATGTACCAAATGAATCAAGACTTCTGCTAAAAGGTGGAAAAGGTGGATATGGAAATGTACACTTTAAATCTTCTGTAAGAAAGACACCTAAAATAGCTGGGAAAGGTCGTGAAGGAGCAGAGATTAAAGTAAAACTTGAACTTAAACTTTTAGCTGATGTGGCATTAGTTGGATATCCATCAGTTGGAAAATCAAGTTTTATAAACAAGGTATCTGCAGCAAATTCAAAAGTTGGAAACTATCACTTTACAACTCTTGAACCAAAACTTGGTGTAGTAAGACTTGAACAAGGGAAATCATTTGTAATAGCAGATATTCCTGGACTTATTGAAGGAGCACACAAAGGTGTTGGACTTGGATACAAATTCTTAAGACATATTGAGAGATGTAAAATGATATGCCATCTTGTAGACGTATCTGAAATAGAAGGAAGAGACGCTATTGAAGATTATGAAAATATAAATAGTGAGCTTAAAAAATTCAGTGAAAAACTTGCAAAGAAAAAACAGATAGTACTTGCAAATAAGATGGACCTTCTATGGGATATGGAAAAATATGAGAAATTTAAAAAATATGTTGAAGCTCAAGGAAATGAAGTTTTCCCAGTTTCTGTAATATTAAATGAAGGAATAAAAGAGGTATTATATAAGGTATGGGATACACTTCAAAGTATTGAGAGAGAACCTCTTGAGGAAGAAACTGATGTAGATGAAGTTTTAGAGGAATTAAAAGGAAATCCAGAAGACTTTATAATCAATCAGGATGAAGAGGGAGTATATGTTGTTGAAGGAAGAGTTGTAGATGAAGTTCTGGCAAAATATGTAGTAACTATTGATGATGAATCACTGGTAACATTCTTACATATGATGAGATCATTAGGACTTGAGGAAGCTCTTAGAAATGCTGGAGTAGAAGATGGAGATACTGTAAGAATAGCAGAAGTAGAATTTGAGTACGTAGAATAA